Proteins co-encoded in one Terriglobales bacterium genomic window:
- a CDS encoding Glu/Leu/Phe/Val dehydrogenase yields MKTISLEQEINPWDSQAARFDLAAKKLNLDEGLCKILRQPNREIIVHIPVMMDSGKMEVFTGFRVQHSIARGPAKGGVRYSPDVTLDEVRALASWMTWKCAVVNIPFGGAKGGIICDPKKMSQTELEKLTRRYTAELVEFIGPEKDVPAPDLGTNEQTMAWMMDTYSMHMRQTVTAVVTGKPINMGGSRGRLEATGRGLMVVCDEALKKLNMNREETRVIVQGFGNVGSNAARLMHDAGYRIIGVAEWDGAIYNRNGLDVNALVEYRQRNHTLTGFPEAEKSTGAELLVTDCDILLPAATENQITTQNAGNVKARILCEGANGPTTAAADDILSEKGVFVIPDILANAGGVTASYFEWVQDRQGYFWKESVVNEQLEHIMRSSFEDVVRFAETHNVNNRLAAYMLAIERVAFTIRQRGIYA; encoded by the coding sequence ATGAAGACCATCTCGCTGGAGCAGGAGATCAACCCCTGGGACTCGCAGGCGGCGCGCTTCGACCTGGCGGCCAAGAAGCTGAACCTGGACGAGGGGCTGTGCAAGATCCTGCGCCAGCCCAACCGCGAGATCATCGTCCACATCCCGGTGATGATGGATAGCGGCAAAATGGAGGTCTTCACCGGCTTCCGGGTGCAGCACTCCATCGCCCGTGGCCCGGCCAAGGGCGGCGTGCGCTACTCCCCGGACGTCACCCTGGACGAGGTCCGCGCCCTGGCTTCCTGGATGACCTGGAAGTGCGCCGTGGTCAACATCCCCTTCGGCGGAGCCAAGGGCGGCATCATTTGCGATCCCAAGAAGATGTCCCAGACTGAGTTGGAGAAGCTCACCCGGCGCTACACCGCCGAGCTGGTGGAGTTCATCGGGCCGGAGAAGGACGTCCCCGCCCCCGACCTGGGCACCAACGAGCAGACCATGGCCTGGATGATGGACACCTACTCCATGCACATGCGGCAGACGGTGACCGCGGTGGTCACCGGCAAGCCCATCAACATGGGCGGGTCGCGCGGGCGCCTGGAGGCCACCGGCCGCGGCCTGATGGTGGTGTGTGACGAGGCCCTCAAGAAGCTCAACATGAACCGCGAGGAGACCCGGGTGATCGTGCAGGGCTTCGGCAACGTGGGCTCGAACGCCGCGCGGCTGATGCACGACGCCGGCTACCGCATCATCGGCGTGGCCGAGTGGGACGGCGCCATCTACAACCGCAACGGCCTCGACGTCAACGCCCTGGTCGAGTACCGCCAGCGCAACCACACCCTCACCGGCTTTCCCGAGGCCGAGAAGTCCACCGGCGCCGAGCTGCTGGTCACCGACTGCGACATCCTCCTCCCCGCGGCGACCGAGAACCAGATCACCACCCAGAACGCCGGTAACGTCAAAGCCCGCATCCTGTGCGAGGGCGCCAACGGCCCCACCACCGCCGCCGCCGACGACATCCTCAGTGAGAAGGGCGTCTTCGTCATCCCAGACATCCTGGCCAACGCCGGCGGCGTCACTGCCTCCTACTTCGAGTGGGTGCAGGACCGCCAGGGCTACTTCTGGAAGGAGTCGGTGGTCAACGAGCAGCTGGAGCACATCATGCGCTCGTCGTTCGAGGATGTGGTCCGCTTCGCCGAAACCCACAACGTCAACAACCGCCTGGCCGCGTAT